The Gammaproteobacteria bacterium DNA segment ACCGTGGCGCCGTTGGCGCGGAAAAGGTGGTCGCCCTTGCAGCCGAGGTCCACCGCCACGGTGTCTATGAGGGCCGAAGCCATCTGGGAGGCGACCGTTCTTTTCCAGATCAACTCGTACAGACGCCATTGATCCCGGTCCAGCAGGGCCTGCAGCTTGCCGTCGGGCAAGCGCTTGATGGCGGTCGGGCGGATCGCCTCGTGGGCCTCCTGGGCATTCTTGGCGCTGGTCTTGTAGCGCCGCGGCTGCGCCGGCAGCGATTCCTTGCCGTAGCGGCCGGCAATCAGGCCCCTGATGTCGCGCAGCGCCTCCGCGGACAGGTGCACCGAGTCGGTGCGCATGTACGTGATCAACCCGCTCCTTACGCCGTCTCCCACATCCATGCCCTCGTAGAGCCGTTGGGCGACCCGCATGGTGTTCTGGGCGGAAAAGCCGAGCCGGCGGGCCGCTTCCTGTTGCAGCGTCGAGGTAATGAACGGCGGGGCGGGGTTCCGCCTGCGCTCCTTTTTCCGCACCTCCTGCACGACCAATTCCCCCCCGGCGTCCTTGAGCAGGCGGCTGCGCATCTCGCGCGCGGATTCGCCGTCCGCGATGCTGAATTGCGTCAGTTTTTTGCCGCCGTAGCGGGTCAGGCGGCAGGGGAAAACACGGTCGGCATGGGAGGCGTCCGCCTCGATGGTCCAGTATTCCCGGGACTGGAAGCGCTCGATCTCTTCTTCGCGCTCCACGATCATGCACAGGGCGGGACTCTGCACGCGGCCGGCGGACAATCCGGCGCCGATCTTTTTCCAAAGCAGCGGGGATAAATTGAAGCCCACGAGGTAATCCAGGCCCCGCCGGGCCTGCTGCGCGTCAATCAGGCTGTGGGAGAGCTCGCCGGGCCGCTCGAAGGCCTCCAGGATCGCAGCCCGCGTAATCTCGTGGAACACGACCCGGCAGACCCGCTTGCCTCGCAAGTCCACCTTTTCTTTGATCAGCTCGCACAAATGCCAGGCAATCGCCTCGCCCTCCCGGTCGGGGTCAGTGGCCAGATAAAGCACGTCCGCCTTGGCCATGGCCCTGCAGATCCGCTGGACGTGACGGGCGTTCTTTTCTATGGGCTGGTACTGCATGCGGAAGTCTTGTTCCGGGAGCACCGCGTCGTTCTTGGGCACGAGGTCCCTGACATGGCCGTAAGACGCAAGGATTTCGTGCCCTTTGCCCAGATAACGGCTCAGGGTGGCCGCCTTGGCCGGGGATTCCACGATTACCAGTGCCTTGTCCATATCTCTCGTTTACAGTACAGCGGCCGCCGCAACGCCGGCCTTATTTAAGCCTTTGATAGTTGCCGTCCAAACCGACGCGCACGCAGTTCTTGAGCTCCAGGGTAAAAAGCATGGAGGAAACCTCCGCGGGGGTCAATCCGCTTTTCCCCACCAGCGTGTCCACGGATACCGACTCCTCGTCGAAACACTCCAGGAGCCGGCGCAGCCCGGGGGGCAGTCCGGGCGGCAGCGAGGGCGGCAGCGAGGGCGCAGGCGGCCCCTGGGAAACGGCCCGGCCTGTAGCGAAGGAGCCGCCGATCTCTTCCAGCACATCGCTTACCGTTGCCACCAGCTTCGCCCCCTGCTGGATCAGGGAATGGCAGCCCCGCGACAGCGGGTTGGTAACGGCCCCGGGCACGGCGAATACGTCCCGCCCCTGGTCCAGGGCATGGCGGGCGGTAATCAGCGAGCCGCTGTCCACCGTCGCCTCCACAACCAGGACGCCTGCGCTCAGCCCGCTGATGATCCGATTGCGGCGCGGGAAATTGCCGGGCCACGGGGGCGTGCCGCGGGGGAACTCCGACAATACGGCGCCCTGACTAGCGATCCGGCAGGCCAGCTCGCGGTGCGCTCTGGGGTAAACGCGGTCCGGGCCGGTCCCGGCCACGGCGAGCGTCACCCCGCCTCCCTCCAGGGCGCCCCAGTGCGCGCAGCCGTCAATCCCGCGGGCGAGGCCGCTGGTCACCGCCAGGCCCGCCGCCGCCAATTCCCGCGACAATCGCCGGGCGAGGCGCCTGCCGTAGCCGGAGGCGCGACGACTGCCTACCACCGCCACTTGCGCCCTGTGCAGCAGCGCCGGGTCCCCCTCTACGAAAAGGACACCGGGAGGCGCGAAGATTTCGCGCAACAACGGGGGATAGCGCTGGTCCGCGAGCGTCAACAGGGTGCGTTTGCCGGCCTCCAGCCAGCGCAGGTCCCGCTCAATGGCCGCCCAGTCGGGATGCGACAGGGCCTCGATCGCCTGGCGCGGGCCGCCCGGCCTGCCGTAAAGCGCCCGCCCCGCCTCCAGCATCCGAGCGGGAGTGCCGTAGCGGGCCAGCAAGCCCGGGAGAAAACCGGGCGCGGCCCACTGCGCGGCGCGGTGCAGAACCAGCCAACAGATGGACTCGTCTTCGTCCTTGAGACGCTGTGCGGTAATTCCCTTTACCTTCCTTGCGTTTATCCGACTGCCGGACGGTCGGCGAACGCCGCCCCCGCAAGGCCCTGCCCCGCCCGGCAATCCCGGGGAATATACCCCAGGGAAAGGCTGCCGTCAGGGGTTTTTCACCAAATCATGAAGATATACCGGGAAATCTATATCCATGATCAGCCCGTAGCTGACCTCCGGGAAAGTCCGAAAAACCAACAGGTGGCCGTTTCTCTGTCCCTCCAATTCCACCTGCTCGGGATGCTGGGTCGGGCCGCCTATGTAACGCACCAGGCCGCTGCGATTGAAGGTATTCGCCAGCCCCCTCACATCGTTGAAGATGCTGCTCAGCAGGTTATCCGTCGCGCTGACGTCCTCGTATCGGAAGCGTATGCGCTCCGCCTGATCTTGCCTGGCCATCAACTCAGCGCTGAGAGGGTCTTCAAAGCGAATTTGCTGCTGCTGAATGGCCAGGACATGGCCCACCTCCAAGCCTGCATTTTCCCCTACGTCCAATACCACGACCTGGCGTTCCGCGGCGACCACAAGGCCTCCGAAAACATCTATGATCTGGCCGGAAACCTCCCGGGATGGAGGCCGCGGGAAAAAAGAGACCAGACTCTCGTCCTCTCCTTCCTGCTGTACGTAAAGCCTGTCGCCCTGCCGCAACGGGCGCTTGAAACTCTTGATAAAACCGATTGACGGATCGCCGAACCGGATGATCTCGACATCGCCTACATAAACCAATTCCTGTCCCAGGATTCGATCCGGAAGAGCCGGGTCGCGGTACAGGCGCCTCTCGCGATAGACGCTATAAGTCACCTGAGCCGGGTCCAGCTTGCCCCTGACATAGACCTTGCCAACCGCCGCGTACACCCGGTGCGCGGTACTATCAATCACGGTTGACAGTACGTAGGGCCATTCGTCGGATTGCCTCCCAGGCACCACGCGCACATCGGCCAGGTAATGCTGGATCTCGTACAACGGGATCGCAGGAATGCTCTGCTCGCGAGGATAGATGCGCGCCTGGGGACTCAGTTTGACGAAGCGATCCTGCTTGCTCCCGGCCTGCTGCCCCGGCTGCTGACCCGGCTGTTGCCCCGGTTGCTGACCCGGTTGCTGGCCCGGCTGCTGCCCCGGTTGCTGACCCGCCTGTTGCCCCGGTCGTTGACCTGCCCCGGCGCGCTCCAGGGTAAGAACCGGCTCCCCTTCCCGATATACCAAACGGATTATGTCCCCCGGATAGATGAGGTGAGGATCTTCGATCTGCGGGTTAATCCTCCACAGTTCCGGCCAGCGCCAGGGCTGGGCCAGGAACCGGCTGGCAATATCCCACAACGTGTCCCCCTTCTGCACCACATGGCTTTCCGGATGACCGGGGGCGAGAACGGTCTCTGCCTGGCAGGGAGCTGCCGACAGGAACAAGAAGCACCAGACAATTGCAGTTTTGCGTGAAAACGTCCGTGAAAACATCATTTTTTATCCTGCTTTTTTCTGTTTGACCAAAACGGTTCGAGGCCGTGCTAAACTTCCTGTAGTATCTAAGGCCTGCAAATAGTATAACATATTTTTCAACTTTGTGAGGTAACAGCATGGCCATCCTGGAAGTTCTACACCACCCCCACCCTCTGTTACGACAAAAGGCGCTGCCGGTGGAGGCGATTGACGGCGAGATCCGCACTCTGGCGCAAAACATGCTGGAGACCATGTACGCGGAAGGGGGCATCGGGCTGGCCGCCAACCAGGTCGGCGTCAGCAGGCGGGTCGTGGTCATTGACCTCGCCGAGGACCGTAGCCAGTCCATGTGCCTGATCAACCCCGAAATCATATTCCGCGAGGGCGAAACGGCAATACAGGAAGGCTGCCTGTCCGTACCCGGAGTATTCGAGCCCGTGCCGCGAAGCCAGAAAATCCGCCTGCAGGCCATGAACTTAGAGGGCGGTGTCGTGGACCGGCACTGCGACGGACTGCTGGCCATCTGCATACAGCACGAGATCGATCACCTGAACGGCAAGCTTTTGATTGACTACCTGTCGCCCCTGAAGCGGCAGCGGTTCGAAAAAAAGCGCAACAAGCAACGGAAAAAGATTTCTGTACAGCAATCCGCCTTGTGAAGGAACCCGCGCTACGGCTGGGGTTTGCCGGTTCTTCGGACATTGCCCGGGATACCTTGCGGCATATCCTGGAATCCAGCCCCCACCCAGTGGAGATCGTGCTGACCCGGCCCGACCGGAAGGCAGGGCGTAAGCTGCGAACGACCGCGACCCCGGTACGGCAATTCGCCGAGCGCCGCGGCCTGAAGGTATTGCAACCCGCCCGCGGCGCCGAGATTGCCGCGATCCGCGAATTGAGTGGCCTGGATCTGCTGGTGGTGGTCGCATACGGACTCCTGATCCCCGCGCAGTCTCTGCGGAAACCTCGGCTGGGCTGCCTGAATCTGCATTTCTCCCTGTTGCCGCGGTGGCGGGGGGCGGCCCCGATGCAACATGCAATCCTGGCCGGCGACCAGGAAACCGGCGTCAGCGTATTCCAACTCGACGAAGGCCTGGACAGCGGCCCGATACTGCGTCAGGCAAGCCGCGAAATCGGGGCTCGGGAAACGACTGCCACCCTGGAGCGGGGCCTGGCCGAATTGGGGCGCCGTTGCCTGCTGGAGATGCTACAGGAGGCGCAGGCGGGCCGGCTCCGGGCCTGCGCCCAGGAGGAAAGGCTCGCCACCTACGCCCCCCGGATCACCAAGCGCCAGGCGCGGATTGACTGGAACTGCCCGGCTGCCGAGATCGCCCGGCAGGTGCGGGCATTCAACCCGTGGCCGGTCGCCCACACGGAACTGGGCCCGTTGCGCCTGCGGGTATGGGAGGCGACCGCGATGCCGGGCCCCAGCAACGTCGCCCCCGGCACGGTAATGCGCGCCGCCCCCTGCGGCATTGACGTCGCGGCCGGCGATAACCGGCGCCTGCGGCTGCTGACCGTGCAATCTCCCGGGGGGCGCCCCTTGAGCGCCGCCGCATTCCTGAACGGCCGGCCGGAACTGCGCGAGCGGTACCGGCAGAACGGGGGACCCTGAAAATGGGGGCCCTGGAAAAGTGAGCGCGCGGGACGGCGCGGCACCCTGGCGACGGGCCGCGACCGGCGCCCCGGCCGCGGGCGGCCCGCTCCCGGCGCCGACGGGGGCGCACCGGACGGGAAGGGCCGCCTGAAGTGCTACACTGTTCCCCACAAAAACCGCCCTGGCGCAACCCCGATCCAGATGCCCCAATGCCCGCCCGCAACAACAGCCGCCTCCGCCGCCCGTGCTTCCGGAGCGCCGTCATACTCTGCCTGCTGACGCTCGCGCCGGCGGCAGCAGCGCAGATCCATTTCGGCGACGTACGGCTGTACCTGAACGACGACAGATACCATCTGGCAACCGATATCCGCTACGAATTCAGTACAGATGTCGTCGAGGCGCTGGCCCACGGGGTCGCGCTGCGGATCAGCACCGAACTCCGGGTCCACAAGCAGCGGCGGTGGCTATGGGACCAGCGCCTCCTGGCCAAAGAGCTGCTCTACCGCCTGGAGTACCACGTGCTGAGCGGACAATACCTCCTTACCGAGCAGGAAACGGGAAGAAGGCGGCACTTCCGCTCCCTGGAGGATGTGCTTGAGGACATGGGCCGGCTCTCGGACATCCCCCTGATCGAGGCCGGCAACCTGGCGCCGAAACATTCGTATGTCGTCTCTCTGCGCACGCGCCTGGACATCGAAGAACTGCCCGCGCCGCTCAATCCCCTGGCCTATGTACGCAACAACTGGAGCCTCATCAGCCCTTGGCTGGAGTTGAAATTACGGCAATGAAGCGCGGCAACAGAGCGGTTTTGCTGGCGGGGAGCGCGTTGTTCGTTCTGTTGCTCATCTCCCTGCTGCTGATGAACCAGGCCACCCAGAACTCCGAGCGGTTTAGCCGGATGTACTCCGGGCTGCTGCTGGTCAACGCCTTCGGGCTTGCGGCCCTCCTGGCGCTCATCGGCCTGAACATCCGCCACCTGATCCGGCAAGTGGTCAAAAAGGCCCCCGGCTCTCTGTTGACGGCGCGCATGGTGACGTTCATTGCCGTCCTCGTCCTGGTGCCGGTCTTCATTGTGTACGCCTTCTCGCTGGACTTCCTCAGGCGCGGCATTGACAGTTGGTTCGACGTGCGAATCGAACACGCCCTGGAAGACTCCCTGGAACTGAGCCGGTCGGCGCTGAACATCCGAATGCGGGAATTGCTGCAGGAAAGCAATGCGCTTGCCGAGCAACTCTCCGCCCTGCCGGACGCCGCCCTGCCGCCGGAACTCGACGACCTGCAAAAACGCTCCGGGGCCAGGGAACTGACCTTGCTGACCCGCCAGGGGGCAATCATCTCGTCCAGCAGCGACGACGTCACCGAGCTGGTGCCGAGCCGCCCGGAGGAAGCCACCTGGCTGCAATTGCAACAGGGAAACAGCTATATCTCCCTGGACCCGGTGCGAGAGGGGATCTTCATCCGGGCCATAGTGAACGTGCCGCCCGGAATGCTGGAGAACGAACCCAGGGTGCTCCAGGCCCTGTTCCCCATCTCGGAACAGATGAGCGAGTTGGCCAACAGCGTACAAACCGCCCTGGGACAATACAAACGGTTGTCCTACCTGCGGTCGCAACTCAAGCTGAGCTTCATCATGATCCTGACCCTGGTCCTGCTGTTCAGTGTATTCGGCGGGGTATGGGGCGCCTTCATTGCCTCGCGCAAGCTGGTAGCCCCCATCCGCCACCTGGCGCGGGGGACCCAGGAGGTGGCGGCAGGCAAATACGACACCCAGCTGCCCGTATCCGGGAAGGACGAACTGGGCTCCCTGGTGGTTTCCTTCAACGAAATGACCCGCGAGGTCGCGCGGGCACAGGAAGAAGCGGAGGCGCAGAACGCCTACCTGCAGGCGGTCCTGGGCCGAATCTCCTCCGGCGTACTGGTCCTGGACGAAAGCGGCCGGCTCCGCACCTTCAATGCCGGCGCCGAACAGGTCCTGGGCATTCCTCTTGCCCGGGAAAGCATAGGCAGGACCCTGGCGGAACTCTGCCGGAAACACGAGCAATTGACCGCCCTGGTCGCCATGATTGACAAGCGCCTGGGATGCACGGGGGAATGGCGGGAGCAGGTAATCTATTTCGGGCGCATGAGGAGAAGCATCTTGAATTGCAGCGGCGCCTCCTTTCCCTCCCCGCACGGCGGCGGCGCCAGCCACGTGATCGTTCTGGACGATGTCACCAGGCTGGTCCAGAGCCAGCGGGACGCCGCCTGGACCGAAGTGGCCAAGCGGCTCGCCCACGAGATCAAAAACCCGCTCACTCCCATCCAGTTGTCGGCGGAGCGCCTGCAAAGCAAGTACGGGAATTCCGCGCGGCAACCGTCCCCCGAGACGCTGAAGCGCCTCACCAACACGATCATCCAGCAGGTCAAGACCATGCAGGGCATGGTGGACGCATTCGCCAGTTATGCCCGCCCGCCCAAGTTGTGCCGGACGGCCCTGGACTTCAATCAGTTGCTGCTGGAGAGTCTCGACCTCTACCGGAACGTGGACGCCGCCGCGAAGATTGACGCGGATATCGCGGCCCTGCCGCCGCTTTACGCGGACGCGGACAAACTGCGGCAAGTGCTGAACAACCTGCTGAGCAACGCCCTTGAGGCCGATAAGGACGGCCAACCCATGCGCCTGTCCATCGTGACCCGGGCGATCCGGGAAGGGGAAAACCACTGCATTGAATTGCAATTGAAGGACACCGGGCGCGGGTTCGAAAAGGCGCTGCTCGACCGCTCATTCGAGCCGTACGTAACCACCAAGACCGGCGGCACCGGCCTGGGGCTTGCCATCGTCAAGAAGATCGTCGAGGACCACGGGGGAATCGTATGGATTTACAACAACGATCCTCCTCCCGGCGCCTGCGTCGTCTTGCGCCTGCCGCTGGGTTACCCTGACCAGGCCGGCGAGGCCGGCGGCGCCCTGCATCCCGACTACGAAAAGGCCGCCGTATGACGGGACAAATACTGGTAGTGGACGACGAGCCTGCGATCTGCAGCCTGCTCAAGGAGATCCTGGAAGACGAGGGCTTCCGCGTCGATACGGCGGCCTCCGCAAGCGATGCCCACTCCGTCATAGACTCCCACACTCCGAACTTGATCCTGCTGGACATTTGGATGCCGAACACCGACGGCATCACTCTGCTGCGGGAGTTATCCGGCCGCTTGCAGCCGAAGTGCCCCATCGTGATGATGTCCGGACACGGCACGGTGGA contains these protein-coding regions:
- the topA gene encoding type I DNA topoisomerase; its protein translation is MDKALVIVESPAKAATLSRYLGKGHEILASYGHVRDLVPKNDAVLPEQDFRMQYQPIEKNARHVQRICRAMAKADVLYLATDPDREGEAIAWHLCELIKEKVDLRGKRVCRVVFHEITRAAILEAFERPGELSHSLIDAQQARRGLDYLVGFNLSPLLWKKIGAGLSAGRVQSPALCMIVEREEEIERFQSREYWTIEADASHADRVFPCRLTRYGGKKLTQFSIADGESAREMRSRLLKDAGGELVVQEVRKKERRRNPAPPFITSTLQQEAARRLGFSAQNTMRVAQRLYEGMDVGDGVRSGLITYMRTDSVHLSAEALRDIRGLIAGRYGKESLPAQPRRYKTSAKNAQEAHEAIRPTAIKRLPDGKLQALLDRDQWRLYELIWKRTVASQMASALIDTVAVDLGCKGDHLFRANGATVRKPGFLAVYEEGKDDPVREDEKERALPPLQQGDRVALRELRADQHFTTPPPRYSEASLVRALEEHGIGRPSTYASIVSTLRQRKYVEMEKKRFVPTDIGRVVSRFLTRHFEKYVDYDFTAHLENDLDAISRGEKGWRPVMKQFWGSFKKRVEEKERTVSRIEASGRELGQDPRSGRPILARMGRYGPYVQMGSGGDKEKPRFASLMPEQRLDSITLEQALELFERKGRAGGGEAGGRELGQDPRSGRPILARMGRYGP
- the dprA gene encoding DNA-processing protein DprA, which gives rise to MPGGAGPCGGGVRRPSGSRINARKVKGITAQRLKDEDESICWLVLHRAAQWAAPGFLPGLLARYGTPARMLEAGRALYGRPGGPRQAIEALSHPDWAAIERDLRWLEAGKRTLLTLADQRYPPLLREIFAPPGVLFVEGDPALLHRAQVAVVGSRRASGYGRRLARRLSRELAAAGLAVTSGLARGIDGCAHWGALEGGGVTLAVAGTGPDRVYPRAHRELACRIASQGAVLSEFPRGTPPWPGNFPRRNRIISGLSAGVLVVEATVDSGSLITARHALDQGRDVFAVPGAVTNPLSRGCHSLIQQGAKLVATVSDVLEEIGGSFATGRAVSQGPPAPSLPPSLPPGLPPGLRRLLECFDEESVSVDTLVGKSGLTPAEVSSMLFTLELKNCVRVGLDGNYQRLK
- the def gene encoding peptide deformylase, giving the protein MAILEVLHHPHPLLRQKALPVEAIDGEIRTLAQNMLETMYAEGGIGLAANQVGVSRRVVVIDLAEDRSQSMCLINPEIIFREGETAIQEGCLSVPGVFEPVPRSQKIRLQAMNLEGGVVDRHCDGLLAICIQHEIDHLNGKLLIDYLSPLKRQRFEKKRNKQRKKISVQQSAL
- the fmt gene encoding methionyl-tRNA formyltransferase, with protein sequence MKEPALRLGFAGSSDIARDTLRHILESSPHPVEIVLTRPDRKAGRKLRTTATPVRQFAERRGLKVLQPARGAEIAAIRELSGLDLLVVVAYGLLIPAQSLRKPRLGCLNLHFSLLPRWRGAAPMQHAILAGDQETGVSVFQLDEGLDSGPILRQASREIGARETTATLERGLAELGRRCLLEMLQEAQAGRLRACAQEERLATYAPRITKRQARIDWNCPAAEIARQVRAFNPWPVAHTELGPLRLRVWEATAMPGPSNVAPGTVMRAAPCGIDVAAGDNRRLRLLTVQSPGGRPLSAAAFLNGRPELRERYRQNGGP
- a CDS encoding DUF4390 domain-containing protein, with translation MPARNNSRLRRPCFRSAVILCLLTLAPAAAAQIHFGDVRLYLNDDRYHLATDIRYEFSTDVVEALAHGVALRISTELRVHKQRRWLWDQRLLAKELLYRLEYHVLSGQYLLTEQETGRRRHFRSLEDVLEDMGRLSDIPLIEAGNLAPKHSYVVSLRTRLDIEELPAPLNPLAYVRNNWSLISPWLELKLRQ
- a CDS encoding ATP-binding protein; the encoded protein is MKRGNRAVLLAGSALFVLLLISLLLMNQATQNSERFSRMYSGLLLVNAFGLAALLALIGLNIRHLIRQVVKKAPGSLLTARMVTFIAVLVLVPVFIVYAFSLDFLRRGIDSWFDVRIEHALEDSLELSRSALNIRMRELLQESNALAEQLSALPDAALPPELDDLQKRSGARELTLLTRQGAIISSSSDDVTELVPSRPEEATWLQLQQGNSYISLDPVREGIFIRAIVNVPPGMLENEPRVLQALFPISEQMSELANSVQTALGQYKRLSYLRSQLKLSFIMILTLVLLFSVFGGVWGAFIASRKLVAPIRHLARGTQEVAAGKYDTQLPVSGKDELGSLVVSFNEMTREVARAQEEAEAQNAYLQAVLGRISSGVLVLDESGRLRTFNAGAEQVLGIPLARESIGRTLAELCRKHEQLTALVAMIDKRLGCTGEWREQVIYFGRMRRSILNCSGASFPSPHGGGASHVIVLDDVTRLVQSQRDAAWTEVAKRLAHEIKNPLTPIQLSAERLQSKYGNSARQPSPETLKRLTNTIIQQVKTMQGMVDAFASYARPPKLCRTALDFNQLLLESLDLYRNVDAAAKIDADIAALPPLYADADKLRQVLNNLLSNALEADKDGQPMRLSIVTRAIREGENHCIELQLKDTGRGFEKALLDRSFEPYVTTKTGGTGLGLAIVKKIVEDHGGIVWIYNNDPPPGACVVLRLPLGYPDQAGEAGGALHPDYEKAAV